TTTAATTAGTAACtgtaattttataaattaaaatttaatataaatggtgctaataatataaattataatttattatctaTTTaactaataataaattttatgtttaataaaACTGGTCATTAATCTCCGTTCTGAAAGTACTATCAGAACAGGCTCGGGCATGGTATCACACGACTACACGAGGCTAGATTTTAGAAACTCACGCTCTGTGGCCTTGCtaattttgtaatttaaatttcaaaatgCACATTTAACATACAAAACCACCTATTTTCTTCTCAAGTATTCAACGACAAAACAAGGTTTCTGGCATGGAAGCGAAGCTATGCTCTTCAGGGTAAAAGATGATTTAAATGATTGAAACCAAGAAAAAAGATTGTTCTAGCTAAAATGAAGCTTACAGCCCTTCAACGGGTGCAGAATACAAACCAACTATATAAATATGTAATCTCCACAGTTCATCAAAACATTGAGTTAGCCAGTTCAAATACATCGGATGCGACTTGGTCATAGTCTCCCTTCAACTTCTCTTGCTCTTCCTGGCCAAGTTCCCCCTTAGCGGGCTTTGTCAGCACCAGAACACAGCAAGTTGGTCTCTTGGTAGCTCCTGCATTTGCAAGGTCCTGAAACAAGCAGCTTACCATGTCACTTGTACTCGATTCATCTAGGGAGCTTCCTACAGATTCAGTATGAATAATTGCATACATCGGTACAAcatgaaaaaattatataacTTGGTGGCCATGGTGGCATGCAGTAGCCTGTAAGTATACATCTTTTCAATGAGATAGTCAAGAAACAATATTAAAATAGGATGAAGGGTAGAAAAGATAAATGAAACCAGGGCCAAGGAATCAGTTAAATTGAGAAAGTGCTATTCAAAGAAGagaacattttttttatcacattTGATATGATTTCAAGCAACTCATTGCCACCCAAGATGTGATAATCATGCAACATTTGTGAAAAACATAGGTTCTCCCATCTCCAATGGCCACTTGCTTCGGTAACCCTTGCATGTTTTAGCCTTAATAGTTAATGTTTCTATTCAACCTTACCAGGACAGATGATATTATTCCAACAGCACGAGATTAAGATCCTCCTAACCGTAAAATTTAACATGAGAGCAAGTAAGATTGACTTACTTCCTTTGAAGGAACATAGATATACGGTATGTTAGCTTCTTCGCACAGGACCGGAACGTGAGTGATCACATCTATTGGCGATATGTTACCGGCTATAACACATATCCTGCCATAGTAACGTGCACAATTGATGTCAAAACAATGTTCCACAGTAAAATAGCAGCTAAAATCTTCAAAGGAATACATCATCAGTACAATGAAAAGGCGCATTCAAGACAATGAAAGTAGGTTATGTTACTGCTTTctgattgaagaagaaaataccCTTTATTGCCGCGGCGAATACTTTTGACAACTTCCTTGACCCCTCTCTTCAGGCACTTGTGCTCTGCAGCTGCAATTTAATCCGAAAATAAACATATGTACAGAACCAACCTCGAAATACATACAAACAAACTACATTATGCATCTGAAAGAATAATCTACACTACATAAGAGGTAAATGGAGACCTCTGCGGACAAGTTTGAGTGTGCGTTTGCAGAGTTTTTTCCCGGCTAGTGGCTTAGCGATCGGGGCGAGAGACGAAATCTTCTTCTTCTCTTTCAGAGACGATTTCTCCGTCTCGCTATCGCTTCCCATCTTTTCCGATTGTATGCGCGTCGACTGAGGAATGATTAGGGTTTTAGccttttatatttaattatttatgatttatctatgttaatattttattaaacatCAAAACTTTATgctatttaatataatataatcgtttaaataataataataataataaaatacatCTTCCATACAATATTCCAATGGACCGTGTTAAGACAAAAATTCTTATGACATCGTCTCACGATCAATTTTGTAATACATATCTCTAATATAAtataatccataaaaaataatattattttttatgtaaaaaaatatttatttttatttgttcattcaaaaatattattttttatgcaaaaaaaTTTTTACAATATAGATTGATTCAACTCGTCTCATAGATATAGATCCGTAAAATCGTCTCACAGGAGACATACCATATTAATAAACAAAAAAACTCTTGTGAGACCTTCTCATaggtaaattttgtgagacagatctcagACTCGCCCAActcatcaaaaaaattatttgtttgtaacaaaaatattatttttaatgataattatagatcgagtcaatcAATCTCACGGATTCACGGAAAAAAATCGGTGAGACCATTTCACAAAATGACTTGCTCAATGGGCGGGGATTTCGTATGTTTATAAGCTACTCTATGTTAGTTTTAATATTCAATGTGTGACATTTGTAATATTGCTAATCCCTTGCGAAGCCAGGGACATAGCCACGATATTGATTCAGTGTATGCaacaatatattataattaataaaacaaaaaaagacATTGATTAATCGACAACAATAAATAACGTGTCATAAAGTTTGAACCCGGTGATTTTTGTTTACTTGGAACCGCACGTCCTTATTCAGTTCACTGAAGCCGATCCTCGTATGATGGGAATGCAATATATGAATCAAAATTTCCCATCTATGTTAGAAGTACCATTTCGGTCTTAGTTCCTCTTCCTTTTCTGTCAGGTCGTTATACTGATACCATTGGCCTCCAGCATCGCCAACCGACAAAGGAGGTCGAACAAAAATCTCAaccaattttaattttaatttttttgaaaaacattAAAGCAATTTAACTAGCAAATCACTTTATTAATTAACTGATACCAAGTCATAAGTTTCGGGTTCCACGTAACCCGGGGAATCGTGTTCAGTGATCTGTAAAGGGGCTCCGCAGCCATAACAACTATGAACTGTAAAAGAAGAAGCCTTGTCTTTATTATTCTTCTCTTTGTTCCTCATTTCCGACAGCACAGAGGCGGAAGCAGCTGACGATTGGTGGCGCTGGAGGAAGACGTCTCGACGGGTCGGGGAGGATGGCCCAAGACCATCATCGGGTTCGGTCGAAGATGGATAAGATTCTGCGTTTGTTTCGGTGGATTTGCAAACGATTAAAGATCTTGGACTGTTGATGTGGAATGTGAATAAAATATGCTATTGAAGGTTTATTGATCCATATGCAAATATCAAAgaagaattattttttaaactgtcatatttgtaaaataatatttgttAAATTTTCGCTACGAATGAAATTTCCCTATTTTGACTCGAGCATATGGAAAGTCGGTCTCACTTGCACCCCCAAggataaaaattcaatatgcaAACCACAAGAAACTTTGGCTTCTCAATCACTAATATCTGTCCTCTTCTGTTAACGATCATTGGCTCACTTTTTAATTTGTCAAATAGGTTGAACAAAGTTTACGAAGTATATACTATGATAAATATTTCCTGTTTCAAGCACCCGAAGCAAGCCTATAAAGCGCGCATCTCTACATGAACTTGCTCCACGCCATTCGAAGAGGGCGAAGCTGAATCCCGAGTGTCACCAGAAGCATTCATCTCTTGAACCGGAGGTGGATTTACAACTGTCATTGGCATAACAGTATCAGTCTGATAGACGCCCCTTCATTTCACGATGCTCCTGGCACAAGGCACACCAGTGCATGCAGCAATGCACCATGCAAGGGTCGCATGGTGAGTTCTGCATCGAACATGAAAAAGATTAAACATTAAACTGTCAATAAAGCCTCGAGTGTATAGCATTGAACATATAATTTACAGATCCTCGTATATATGAAGTTCGTTGCTAAAGAGAATTTTCCCTCGGAAAACAAGTGGGTAAGAAAGAACAACATAAATAACAAACCAACTATTTGGCAGAAAATTTCTAGGCGGCAACATGAACAAGGCCATTTATACAAAAATATGTAGCAGGATAAACTAAATCGTATTCAGTGTATTGAATttgaaacaaatatttttaatatatgtgAACACCATGTCACATAAGCAGGAAAATAGATCACccggagatggtatttcttTTGCAATGACTGTCGCATAAGGCCGGTATAAATTCCACACATCCACCAACTGAAAAGCAAACCCTCACAAATCAGAAATGTTGTCCTAGGGTCGATAAAACCGTGAAGAGCTGCCGTTGCTGCAGCAAATGTGATGCCACCCTCTACAAATACCGCATGAAAAATGCAAGGCCCAGTCCACGGAGTATCTTCTCTCACTTGTTCAACATTACGGCCAAACAAAACACAGGGGCAGAGTAGCCCTGTCCAACCTGTGCCAGAGCCAATCTTAACTTCTTGAACTACATAACTTTCAGCAATATGTAATTCTAGTAGATTATGTACTCGTACCAGCGTAATATAACTTTGGTTGTTTTTTTTGGGAGGGAAAGATGCACAAAAAATGATGGCACACGGTGCatgatcagttggaattgaAAGGCACGCTTACAATTTGAATATAGATGCTCTTTATTATAATGATGAATACATCTACAGAGATCAATTGTATGTCTTTCATTTTCAGCATGTCACGATAATGATTCACCACAATGAAAATTTACTTTTTCTAAAAACTAGCTGATAAAGATTGATCTTTTGAGTGTTGgagtaggtgtccgtcgagccaagtgttggccgagtgttcacatgaaactctatgtataagcaatctttattttagtaatatttgaaattattatttttggcacagtttatctgtatacccatgctagttgcatagataaagcccttgaatatacaaatagtagaaagaatatgagatgctcatatgatgagtatcatgaaactcatatttgtaatactgtatattctaaacggttcctagtcgattcagccgccactaagaa
This Primulina eburnea isolate SZY01 chromosome 2, ASM2296580v1, whole genome shotgun sequence DNA region includes the following protein-coding sequences:
- the LOC140818792 gene encoding LOW QUALITY PROTEIN: cell number regulator 6-like (The sequence of the model RefSeq protein was modified relative to this genomic sequence to represent the inferred CDS: deleted 1 base in 1 codon), yielding MAEEVNHPSRYVKLKKDQGPLEDITPGELNQPIDVPQLNVRKCNECGQPLPESYQAPADEPWSTGIFECAQDTESCWTGLLCPCVLFGRNVEQVREDTPWTGPCIFHAVFVEGGITFAAATAALHGFIDPRTTFLICEGLLFSWWMCGIYTGLMRQSLQKKYHLRNSPCDPCMVHCCMHWCALCQEHREMKGRLSDDTVMPMTVVNPPPVQEMNASGDTRDSASPSSNGVEQVHVEMRAL
- the LOC140824469 gene encoding H/ACA ribonucleoprotein complex subunit 2-like protein, producing the protein MGSDSETEKSSLKEKKKISSLAPIAKPLAGKKLCKRTLKLVRRAAEHKCLKRGVKEVVKSIRRGNKGICVIAGNISPIDVITHVPVLCEEANIPYIYVPSKEDLANAGATKRPTCCVLVLTKPAKGELGQEEQEKLKGDYDQVASDVFELANSMF